The Rosa chinensis cultivar Old Blush chromosome 7, RchiOBHm-V2, whole genome shotgun sequence DNA segment TGGCGCAAGTATTCCTCCAACATCCCGTTGAACCTTTCTGTTTACCCACAAGTCTGTGGATGATAACTTGAAGATATGTTGAGCTCAGACCTGAGCAGCTTGAATAGCTCGGTCCAGAATGTTCCCGTGAACCTAGTGTCCCGATCACTGACAATGTTCTGAGGCACACCCCAATACTTCACCACATGTTTGAAGAAGAGGCTTGTTGTGTCTTCTGCCAAGCAATTAATACTTTGGAGttggcacaaaggtggcatacttTGAAAACCTGTCAACCACTACCAGGATGTCTGATAAGTCTCCCACCTTTGGGAGGTTAGTAATAAAGTCAAGGGAGACACTCTCCCACGGACGAGTCAGATTGGATAGTGGTTCTAATAGCCCTGGAGTCTTTTGACGCTCAATCTTGTCTTGCTGGCATGTTAAGCAAGTCTTGGTGTATTCCGTGACATCGTCCCGCATCTGAGGCCAATAGTAACCCTGCTTGAGAAGTGCGTGGGTTCTTTGCCATCCTAGGTGACCTACCCACAGGGTGTCGTGACACTCCCTTATGAGCATTCTTCGTAGTCCGTCAGCTCGCGGAACAAACACTCGTCCTCCTTTGGCCATCAATATGTCATCCTCCATCCAAAACTGACGACTCTTCCCTTCCTTCACCATTTTTATGAGGGATTGCGCCATGAGATCCTTCTCTAAACTCTCCTTGATACGTTGCTTGATGTCTGTGGCAATGATACTGCTCGACAAAGCGGCCAACACCTTGAGGGTGGCAAGGTCTGCCTTGCGACTTAGAGCATCAGCAACTTGGTTTGTGTGCCCAGCCTTGTGTTCGAACTGGAAGTCGAACTCTGCAAGAAACTCCTGCCACCGAGCCTGCTTTGGAGTTAACTTTGGCTGGGTCAGGAAGTGGCTGACTGCAGAATTGTCTGTCTTCACAAGAAACTTTGACCCCAACAAATAGTGTCGCCACGTCCTCAAACAGTGAATCACGGCTAGCAACTCTTTCTCTTGAGCCGTGTACTTTCTCTCAGCTTCCAAGAGTTTATGACTTTCATACGCAACTGGATGCCCCCGTTGCAGCAGAACACCTCCTAAGGCGAAGTCAGAAGCATCTATCTGAACTTCAAACGGCTAATTCAGGTCAGGTAAGGTAAGGACCGGATCTTCCACCACGGCCTTCTTCAAATCTTGAAAGGTCTTCTCACAATCAATACTCCAGTCCTATGTCACTCCCTTCTTCAAGAGCTCTTTTAATGGGGTTGTCTTCTTTGAGTAGTTCTCAATGAAACGTCAGTAGTAATTAACCAACCCAAGAAAAGAACATAGCTCTTTCACATTCTTGGGGTTTTGCCACTCTTTTATGGCTTCTACTTTCTCCATATCCATCCTGATTTGACCCATTTCAATAACGTGACCTAGAAACTTAATGGTCAGTTGCGCGAAGGAGCACTTCTCGCGCTTGACATACAACTGGTTGTCCCGTAATCGTTGGAACACCAGCTTTAGGTGCTCTATGTGTTCTTCTAGGGTGGAGCTGTATACCACAATGTCATCCAGATAGACTACCACAAACTTATCCAAGTACTCGTGGAAGACTTGGTTCATCAAGGTGCATAATGTGGCTGGCGCGTTGGTCAACTTGAACTGCATCACCAGGAACTCAAAGGCTCCATAACGGGTGACGCACGCAGTCTTGGGTTCATCGCCTTCTGCAATGTGAACTTGATAGTACCCCGAGCGAAGATCTAGCTTTGTGAAATACTTGGCACCACTGAGTTGGTCAAACAGATCTGCAATCAGAGGGATCGGGTACTTGTTGCGCACAGTGACTTTGTTAAGAGCCCGATAGTCCACACACAATCTCCAACTTCCATCGTGCTTCTTTTGAAACAACACGGGTGCACCAAAGGGGGCTTTAGATGGCCTAATGAATCCTGCCTTGAGCAGGTCCTCAAGCTACTTTCAAAGTTCCGCCAGTTCTGGGGGAGCCATTTTGTAAGGCGCCTTTGCAGGCGGTCTGGCCCCCGGAAGCAGTTCAATCTCATGGTCCACACTCCTTCTCAGGGGTAATTCCTTAGGAAGTTCGGGAGGCATCACATCTACATAGCTCTCCAATACCCCCTCGATCTCCTTCGGAATCACTTCTCCTTTAATCTCATCCCTTatcaagggcattaagtggtggacgattgttggaatctcaaatccaacgtagttggccATTCGTTTGTAATGACTCATCATAGAGTGCTATGGCAGCGCAATTAGCACATAAGTGGCACACTCaaagatgcgtaagtacgatacttgtacccagtctctagctgtaacgcagaggtagattgagtgtgggtcgtaaacgaattagcatagctgcatgaaatattgcattaccccaagcggatataaggagattggtgcgcattaccaatgtcttgACTACCATTGTAgacatttccgcgagaccatttgggtgtgttcatgagaatgtgatgtccaacatcagtcccaatgcaataaccatcaaaatttttcgatgtaaactcgctagcatcgtcaagtccaattgacggaataggatgatctggggagtgagcatgttgtcatatgatatgtgttaGGAGtggagcataagcagcatttagaggtggacaatggcacaacacgtgacctgcgtgtttgcgtgtcaaccaacatcatgaaatatttaaacgtccgcaggttggttgaaacagtccacagaatccccacggattctatgtaagaatagaatgagtattttcatatcctttgcataggacggtcgcagtcctaattttcctaaggaacgggctttgtaaaatgagcgagaggctttagaagaaaccaatgagaattttggttaggcctgagcgtctgaaacgctatttgaagcaagttggtgattccAGCATCAcatggggcgccatcaccatgatgtacgcCATCCATGGggttatggatagggactgcgccagccctaggctggtggtggacggaggcggtgccctaagCAGCTgggtcggtcacacttagtccagaaatcaatttttgattcatgcttcgtttcgctcgaaagaaatgatgtccatgtgaagtctttagtagacggatcatcatatcatgagtAAGATGAtatatcctgtcgtgacaaagccaatatgtgtctaaatccaagagagacacataaacttctctaagatgcgctttcgttcgcaatcattagaggtattgcaaaggaggtcatttccgttctctacatgcattttcgcatggaatccgttggctattcataggtgtgattctccctagaagcgtagagagtttctgtgacagtaattaaggtgccatttggcaagtggaacttaggctattccatgtccttgaattaatactgatggcccagccatcgtagtcacaaaagtcatatgctcagaatcaaaatggagtcataaagaactagaaattttattcataaaccaaTGGAGTTACAtctttgtctctttgactaaacaaaatcttatCCAAAATGATatctaatgcaaaacaatggtagtcgtctaacttatttcggtaattccaaaataaatgtgaccaggtaagtagagagatgtcggtggagtaaggctcgcttaagtaccactaatctcataaccttcctagacatcactcttactttgagtgagcctactttgaagaaaagctaaaccattggcatttactacaaaaatatatggcaattgcctattacatctcttggaaaaataaagacttacatagaattggcgatctattgatctcaTCCAGATTTGTAATCTTTAACCCtttactctagatcatcttcttgatcttcttgttccgcatagtgagcttctcttgcttcacaatatgttttgtaggcagtgacaatttcttcacgagctctacaaatgtgtgcccaatgattagacactccacatcgagaacatacatctctttgctcaaattCCATgcattgaggcgctttgaaagtgtcatttagatggctcttagctagtgttggtggtgccaccaacatggctagaggcgttgcctccctctctctttccacgttgaccttttCGGTTTCGTATTGGCCTATATTggctgttaccttcccaagtagagctatTATATGGACAAtatccagaagtatccctaaggttagggtttcgttcttggcgccttctcttaggggcgcgactataattggattccggaatatgctctatttccacggatctctAATTATAGctattcacaaggatgttgtcatgcttttcagcgacattcatagctccaatgagctcatgaaaccttgtgatccgtcatGTAGTAACAACGATTCAAtatttcttagcaaccatcaatgcagagatggggaaggtagagagagtcttctcaatcaacatcgcatgtgtgatctctttaccacggAATTCCATTAAgcatttaatgcgaagtgcttctgagttgtagtcaagaactgacttgaaatcacagaagtggaggttatgccatctcacttctaggtcaggaagcagagagtcatagacgttgccaaatctatcttcgagtgagacccacagtctTCTGTggttttcttcattcatacactcgtactggagcgaatcatccatatggcCAGTCATtatgatgatggctttcgccttatttgcctctaaggctgctctatttgcttccaaagctggagcttgctcaacagttagcacgtcctggctaggctcaagaatcgtatcAAAGATtctatcggccttgagatgctaacggacatcacgaacccacctgtgatatccagagccagttgttcccaatgaagCAAAGTCTAATATGTTCAGGTttctcatcctgaaagagaacaataaattagggttagtttcggagcgaaaaaggctaccacgaaaacatataaatttttttagcatagtcgcttccaagaaattaggaatttctgaacgtaatcgcttccaagaaattaaattccaaaaggtattggattagatcggaacaatgacgtaagtggtcgatcataaattctctacaaactctgagtttggagatctcaacaagctccaagcttggagtgagcacgaacccccactaTTCTacttaattaggtctcctctatgatgaagaaagggggataGAAGAAAggatgttgcaagtccccgagaaataagagaaattgaaaaaaaaacaggaacgtttaataaaaaatacctcgaaataggttgccggaaaatttgacagaaaaAAGTGGTtggaaaaagtcgccggaaggtGACCGGAAAGTTGCAGGAAAAGTCGTTGACcgggggtgctgacgtggcaatggGTCCTACTGTTGATGTGTCAGTGGGTTcctgtgctgacgtggctgtgggTCCTGCTGTTGATGTGTCAGTGGGTTcctgtgctgacgtggctgtgggtcctcctgatgacgtggcagtgggcctgCGTCAGTGGGCCTCTGCCTTGGGCTTGGTCTTggacttctttttctttcccttttttcttttcttttttcttttccttctgctGGTTTTTTTGCAGGATTATGAGTCAGCCGGTTCAGCAAGTTTTGCACCGATTTTTGGACTTTTTATTCCGGTTCCTGAAATGTCAGATGAAgaggcttctgctaccaaaatttggtgaaaattggaggtccggaagatggtgaaccggtggaatatttgctgcgagttgtatggagcttccggtggtcGGTTCGGTGGGTTTCCGGTCAGTTCTTAGGGTGGGGCCGCCgcttctggactcctgggatcgagttcttcaaggtttgaggtggaggcagaaaaggcttcaaggttttgtattcggattcaaggtttttagcttcttgaatcaaggtttggctatttgtttcaggtgctaataacatgttttagggaatcaaaaattaagagaaatttgttgtgtattctcattgataataggggcctctttatatagaggattacagtgcatagaatctcaatcatacaaggaaaataatcgtacattgaataggaatctagatccttctaatttaaccctaggattaatttcagtttacccccctgaggtttgggggtgtcatcatttcaccccctctactttcaattttgaatttttaccccctaaactttccaatttcaatcaaccgtgtccaatttctcttaTTCCGTCCAAAGtcaacgttaactttgacttttgaggggcaaaatggtcttttcaagataaaaaatatattaaaaaaaaaattcgttttttttttctatttcttcatttttttttgtcttcaacctatacaccaaaagttataataggtttataaaaacaaaaaaatattctaggtggttgaaagccgcttgctggtctacgatatttgtgatatatctccgataaagtgaagaattttaggatatatccccaataaagtgaagaaatatctgtaaaaaataattttacactttatctagaaataaatatctgtaaaaaaataattttacacactcgctggtctacgatatttgtgatatatctctgataaagtgaagaattttaggattccctattaaagtgaagaaatatctgtaaaaaattattttacactttatctgtaaataaatatcagtatattcccaataaagtgaagaaatatctgtgtaaaatcatttttggtctacgatatttgtgatatatctccaataaagtgaaaaaatttaggatatatccccaataaagtgaaccaatatctgtaaaaatgattttacaatttatctgtaaatatctgtatatccccaataaagtgaagaaatatctgtgtaaaatcattttttacagatatttatttacagatagtgtaaaattaatttttacagatatttcttcactttatcagagatatatcacaaatatcgtagaccagcgagtgtgtaaaatcattttttacagatatttatttctagataaagtgtaaaattattttttacagatatttcttcactttattggggatatatcctaaaattcttcactttatcggagatatatcacaaatatcgtagaccagcaagcggctttcaaccacctagggtatttttttttgtttttataaacctattataacttttggtgtataggttgaagacaaaaaaaatgaagaaatagaaagaaaaaaaaaaaaaaacgaagaaacagaaaaaaaaaaaaaaaaaaaaacagaaatttttttattttatttgttttatatatattttttatcttgaaaagaccattttacccttcaAAAGTCAAAATTAACGTTGActttggacggaataggagaaattggacacggttgattgaaattggaaagtttagggggtaaaaattcaaaattaaaagtaggggggtgaaatgatgacacccccaaacctcagggggtaaactgaaattaatccttaaccctattaccactatgtcaagtaacctagagttttggccaaacacaaattagggtttacttgaacataaAGATCTTTTTGTTAATCCAAATCATATGTTTTCTTTTGGCAATATGGACAGTTGTgaaaagagattttttttttttgcacatccTTATTTGTTTAATACACACCCCTTAATTTTTTTCGCAAttttttctccattttttccTTTATTACCCTTGgttctctcttcctcctccttttaTCTCTCCAACTTTCAAAGTCGAATTGCAATCCTTTTATCTTCCCGTCTGCAGCAACAACAATTGTCCttaatttcttctctctctttggtAAACTGATTATGGGAGGAAGAACTTGATAGTATTAGGAAGACTACTAGATATCGTATATTCGATATGTATGAAGAATAAACCAAACTAAAGATGATTAAGTAATTTTGATGAAATGAAAGATATCATCATGTTTTGGCATCAACAAATCAATTGTAGTCAATAAATCCAATCTAAAAAAAAAGTGAGCTGAAACATTTTGAGTGTAACTCGTAGGTTATTGCTAATTATGCCTAATACTTAAACTTAAAATTGCAGGTTACTTGATTTATTATCAATCTTCACTTGCAGCAGAGACATCGGCGGATCCACATAAAGGCCAGCTTAGGAACTTGCCTAGACTGAATTTTTGAGTCTATACAAGTTTGGTATAAGTAAGGTCTGTGAAATTGACATAAATAGGGCACAATCAAGTGAATTGTTGAAGAAAATGGCAGAAATAGGGCAAAACCAGGGCAAAATTAGGGCAAACTTTTCACAATTGCCTCTAAAATCTCTCCAAAATCTTCACAATTGCCTCCAAAATCTATAGCTTCCCTCTAATTTTCCTTCCTTCCCATTTTCCTTCAACCTGCCATTGTCTTGCCTTACCTGAAAAAAATTTATGGATCCGCCACTGAGCAGAGatgtaggtttttttttttttttttttggctagaaAAGAGGGAGAAAATAGGAATTATAAATTTTAAAAAGTGGGGTGTGTATTTAGAAAAATGACATGTGTAGATAAAATCTCTCTTACAAAAAAGAATTTGgttcttaaataaataaataatatataatatattgattaaatctaattaaaagGAGTTGACCTTGGATCTTAATTGGTAATAACTATACcaaaatattcaatgaatttagtttaagaaaattccaaGTTAGAACATTTTGTGTTAAATAATGGggtcatgtatagaaattaattatttcTGAGTGCGGCTATTGCTAccttacaattttttttgttcaccctactaaGCCTACTTGCTCATTGCacctatattttaatttcaattattaaatttacttatctaacccatttTTCTTTCTAGTAATATCCTTATATATTCAATTAAAAAAGATTCTTTTTCAGGGAAATGATGTAAAAAGTCACATTAGAGTGTGAAAAGATAAAAAAGTCACTtagtttcccacttgataaaaatGTCCATTATAAATTGTTAGCAAcattaatttagtccttattaataatgaagtgatgttaaaaaaggtcGGTTtacaaattataaaactatataggcaatataaggaaatttcagaaaaaaaaaattttaattgaattgaatgttatatttgggggaggtaagaagagtaatttttttctctcatttttctctctttgttcatatttgtcttttcatataatttgacaaagtctattaataattgaaaaaatcgGAGACCCAAATATCAAAtgtggaggtccaactagaatcatctaaaaaagtaataataaaaagCTTCTCAAACTACCCCGTCAATTTTCCATATTATCTTATAAAAGTGCAAGGCCActctctaataatttttttttttttcaaaacaaataacTTACTCAAAACTAACAAATAATCCCGAGTCTTAGCATGGATGGAGCTTTAGTAGATGAAGCAAAGGTACTCTTAAGTCAGTTTCAGTCTGTTAGTTGGGGTTTTGTCCCTAGAGAGTGTAATAAGGCTGCTCATTGTGTGGCCAGAGCAGCGTTGTCACTATCCTACCTTACTTATTGGTGGATGATGGCGCCGGATTGGCTTGCTCAAATTTTAGTCAATGAGTCTGGTAGTTGAATGTTTGTGAAATGGAGTGTGGCACTCTTCCCAACCGATTGTGGTGGGTTTAATGAGGCCACTATATACTCCttgatgtagtttttttttttttttttttgttccaaaAGGGGCAACAGCccagaaaaaacaaaacaaaaagaaactagCCAGCATTGCTGGCATTGAAACTCCTAACTTTAGGGGCTCCAATAATGTCATCTAAAAGAGCTTCAGTGATCAAAGCTGGAGGATCATGTAGGATGCATATTCCTTTAGCATGACGCGTGCTATTCTTGGCCAGCAGATCAGCAACCATGTTGCGTTCACGAGGTTTCTTTGATTATCAATGAATCATTCtttcgatcaaaaaaaaaaaaaattcccgagcattttcctattttgaaatttagagCGAAGCGATAGGCATTTCCTTTTCCAAATTGATTAAGGATTAATGCTCTATAAAAGGTAGCACTAGCCTTTCATTTGATGCAATTAACCCTAATCACCTCCCCATCAACATTTCACTGTCGAAAATCTGTCAGAAGCTCTCAAACAGTCGTCAATGGAGTACCTCCCGCAGGACCTAATACATGAAATTGTTTTAAGACTCCCTGTGAAGTGTCTAATCCGATTTTCTTTCGTTTCAAAGCTATGGAAGGCTGTCATCCACAGCAAAGACTTCATTCGAAAGCATCGTCAACGCTTTAATCTCAACCACTTAAATGATTTTGCCCTCATTCGCCATCATGTTGAATCTGATCCTCATGATCACTTCTATTCAGTAACCTTTTCTGGTGATGATACCACGTTAGAAGAAGAACGATTGAAGCATCCATTATATTCCCTTGAAGAAAGTGATAGACTTGGGCTTCAATCTGGCATCGTTGCTTTTTGCAATGGATTGATTTTACTTCATGTTAGAAGTAAGAAATATGATCTTGGTCTCTTTTTATGGAACCCCATGATTTCAAAGCATAAAATTATACCCACCCCCTTCAAATGGGCACGAGGACAATTCTCGAATCGGATGTACGGATTGGGCTATCATTCTGCTGAAGATGACTTGAAGGTGTTGGTTCTTACCGAAGATCATGATAATAGGTCGCATTCTCTTTTTGGACAAATAAATTTGACGATGGATTTAAAAGTCTACAGCGTAGCATTAAACAGATGGAAAAGGATAGAAAAGCTTCCACCCAGTAATCTTCGAATTTATgtaaatcatcaatcgaatatGGTGTCAATGAACGATTCTCGTGTAGCTTGGCTTATGAGAGACAATGATCAATTAGATCTGTACATGGTTGTGACTTTTGATCTTGTGAAGGAGGAGTATCAGTTTTTTCGTGTTCCGATTCTTATTCGGGGTCCGGGAGTAGTAAAACTGATGGCATTCGGAGGCTTCTTATGCTTTTTGCGCTGTTATACAGGTGACTGTATAAATGTTTGGTTTACAAAAGATTGCGATTCTTGCTGGTCGTTGGAGCCTGTTGTGTTGAATTGCGAGCCTTTATTCTTTGATGGTGAGAGGTTTCTCTTGAACCATGATGGCAATGATAAACTGATTTGGTACAATATAAAGACACAAAAACATGATTATGGGACTGAAATTCGTTGGCAT contains these protein-coding regions:
- the LOC112177286 gene encoding F-box protein CPR1, whose amino-acid sequence is MEYLPQDLIHEIVLRLPVKCLIRFSFVSKLWKAVIHSKDFIRKHRQRFNLNHLNDFALIRHHVESDPHDHFYSVTFSGDDTTLEEERLKHPLYSLEESDRLGLQSGIVAFCNGLILLHVRSKKYDLGLFLWNPMISKHKIIPTPFKWARGQFSNRMYGLGYHSAEDDLKVLVLTEDHDNRSHSLFGQINLTMDLKVYSVALNRWKRIEKLPPSNLRIYVNHQSNMVSMNDSRVAWLMRDNDQLDLYMVVTFDLVKEEYQFFRVPILIRGPGVVKLMAFGGFLCFLRCYTGDCINVWFTKDCDSCWSLEPVVLNCEPLFFDGERFLLNHDGNDKLIWYNIKTQKHDYGTEIRWHTRSNRCTETTLCVGDLSLLLDADPDGRRSYFGHLF